GACCGGCTGAAGCAACTCGCTCGTCGCTCAGCCATTGATGCCCTCAGCACATCGTGCATAGCTGGGAAACTCCCAGAGAAGCCTGGTCTGAAGGACGAGCTGCTCAGGGTGATTCGTTGGTGGGACAAAGCCTGCTTGGCGGTGAATTCCGGGCGCCAAGACAACGTTCTTCTAGACGAAACCCAGTACGCGCCTGAGTGGTGCATCGCCATTGCCGATGCGATCATTCAGGAGGAAATGAATTTTCGCCAAGGGCTGGATGACGATGCGACGGTGTCCTTCCTCAAGAAAGACACATGGACACGCTTTGAACATCTAGAGGCGGGCTTCATGAGCAATGGCGTCAAACGACCGGGGCGTTGATGGGGTTTGTCGGGCAGGCATGTCTTCGGCCAATTGGTCAAAGTGGTTGAGTCCACCCCATTGCGAGGCATCCCCGATCACATACAGGCGATGCTTGGCCCGCGTGATGGCCACGTTCAGCAGGTTGGGCTTGCCCGAGGCCCAGGCACGCGCTCCTGACCCGGCCTGACCAGGGGCCGTGCCCAGCACCAGGAACACGATTTCTGCTTCCTTGCCCTGGAAGGTGTGCACGGTTCCGCATTCGATCTGGCCCAACCCTGAATCCTTGATCCGCTTGATGCAGGCGTTCTTGACCTTGCGAAACGGCGAGATCACGAACACCTTGGCGGCCTTGTCCTTGCCTCCGGCCTTCCTGGCAGGTGTGAACGCCGGTTGCTGTTGAAGTTGGCGCAGGCAGTTCACCAGGACATGGAGTTCGTCTTCGACGACCGGATGGCTGGCGCGGGTGGCGCGAACGTCCAGCCAGGCGCTGTCACCAAGCACGCAGGTGAACTTCGTTTTCTCAGGCTGGCCTTGATCGTCCACACGGCCATGCACCATCTGTTCGGCGTAGGCGATGCGGTTGGCCACGTTGAACATGGGATCGTCGCAGCGACGGTGCGTGCGCAAGGGCATGCCTGTCCAAATGGGCTGAGCCTTCTCCGAATCTACGACGGTGCCCGTGACTTGGGATGCGACCCAGGAGCCATGCCGGGTGACACGGTCGGCCAGGGTCTGAACCGATTCGTCATTGGGTGACCACAAGGGGTCCACGGCGTGGCGGCGGCGGAACTCTTCGACCAGCATCAGGGGCACGGTGAACACGGGTTCGATCTGCAAGGGATCGCCCACGAGCACTGCCCGCTGACTGCGCCAGATGGCACCTGCTGCAGATTGCGGGGTGGCTTGTCCTGCCTCATCGATCAGCAGCCAGCCCAGGCTGTCCTGACCCATGCCAGCGAACAGGCGGTCGAAGGAGGCGAGGGTGGTCGAGACCACCGGCACGATGAAGAAGAAGGCGTCCCACAACAGGGGGCGCTGCTCCAAGGACAGCTTGTCTTTCAGCGAACCGGTGAGCATGCCGTTGACGGCGCGCAGGTTGCCGATGAACTTGCCTGCGTTGGCCAGCACTGTCAGTCGGTGCAGCTCCATGGCTTGCAGGAAGATGCGAGCCCGCAGTGCGTCCAGCGCGGGGCTGACCGCCACCGACGCGCGATGGCGCTGATCGGCGGGCAGTTGCCAGAAACTGGCGTTGGGGAAGTGCCGCGCCCCGGCGTCGTGTCCGGCTTTCAGCGCACGTTGGTGGCCTTGCAGTTCGCGCTCGGAACCCTGTAGTGTCAAGACCTGGGTGCGGTGCGCCTCGCGCTGTTGCTCAAGCCGTGCCTCGGCCATGGCGCCATCCTGCGCCAGTTGGGCCAGCGCTTCGGTGGATTGTGCGAAGGCCAGCGTGGGCTCGACCAGCGTGGCGCGCAGCGTCTTCATGCGTTCGGTGTCCTGCCCAAACAAAGCGCACAGCTTGTCCCACAGCTTGGGCAGGCATTGTGAACGCGCCTGGTCGAGCGTGGCCCGGCGGGAATCGACCAAGGCATGCTGGATGGCCTTGTTGTCCTGAAGCTGTTTGAGGTGGCGGCTGGCTTGGTCGATGGCTTCGGCCAGGGCCTGCACGGCATCACGCTGGGCATTGACCCGCAGTTGGCAGGCATCGATCCGCTGAGCCGCTTTTTCAGCTTGAAGCAAGACGCCACGGCGGGCATCGAAGTCATCCAGCAGCGCCAGGAAGGACTTCTTGGCCGCATGCCATTCGCCCTGATAGCGCGTGTAGTCGTTGCTGGCCGCTTCCAGCAGTTGTTTGATCGACGGTGGCAACGGATCGGCGGGCGCAGGCGTGCTAGCTTGAGCGGCCGCACCTGGGGCATCGTCTACTTGTGCATTGCCGGGCGATGACGTCTCGGTGTTGGGTGCCTGACGCGCTTCGTCCCGAAAAAATCCCCGGGCGAAAGATCGGCGGTTCCCGGCGTTGCCCAATGCGGCAGCCACCAGGCCCCAGCAGTCGATGGGTTGCTTGTCGTCGTCCACCACCTTCTGGGCCGCGAACACCTCTCGGATCACCTCGTCAAAGTAGGTGGCCGAGGCAAAGTCGCTGTGCACCTTCTCGCGTGCAGGCAGCTCTTGCGTGATGTTCTTGACCGCGTTGTTGTTGGTGCTGGTCACAACGATGGACGAGCCGCCCACCACCTTGGCCTTGAGGGGGAAGAAATTCCTGCCCGCCACGCTCACGCTGTCTTCGAACAGCTCGATGGGGCGGCTGAGCGCGGCGATCTTGCGTGCGCGCTCTGTGACCACCTCGGCGATCACGTCGCACAGCAAGGTGGTCTTGCCCGTGCCCGGTGGGCCGTTGATGCCCAGCGTGCCGCCATCGCGTCCCAAGGTGCTGAGCACCTGGGCCACCGCGGCCTGCTGAGCCAGCACCAGCGGGGCCTCTGGTGAGGCTGGCCAACGAGCGCTGGGCAAGCGGGCCACGCTCACCAGTTCACCCATGGCCGCGTGGTCGTTCAGGATGTCGATGCGTTGTTCGGGTGCTATGGGCGCGCCCAGAAAAGTGCTCAGGGCTTTGCCAAAAGGCTTGTTCTTGCCCCCCTGAGTGATCAGGCGGTTGAGGTCATCCAGGTAGAAGGAGTTCAGGTAGTCGATGGCGGCGTTGAGGCTGTCGTCGAGGAAACGGCGCTTGACCCGTGACACCCGAACCACCACACGCCAGTCCAGATCAGCCGCATCGGCCCCTGGGCCCAGCAGCTTGCACACGGCGCGCAACTCTTCGTCCAGATCGCCCCAGGTCAAGGGGTTTGGCGCTGGTGGGGTGTCCGGCTGGCCAGTGGTCGGTGTTTGCTGCGCGTCGGTGGCGACGGGCCGAAGGTGGTGGCGTCGTTGACCGAACTCATCGGTGGCACGTGCCAGTCGGGCGTTGACGTTCTCCAGCGGCTCGGAATGCCACAGCGCATCGACCCCGTGTGCAAAGCTGGCAGGCAGGTAGCTGTCGAGCTTGGGGTGGCCATCTTCGTTGGCGACGAAGGCAGCAAGCCAGCCGTTTCCGGTTGCGCGCTGGCGTTCGCGCTCGCTGAGGTCTTCCTCGGGGAACACCGATTGCAGCATCAACCGGGAGAGGTCCTCCGTGTCGGCCACGCCCACATAGACGACATGGACGTAGCCATGCTCTTGTGTTGGCTGAAAGTGAGGGTGTTGCCAAGGCAGGACATCGCCGCGCCTGAGCGTGACGATCTTGACCTGGTCGCTGCTGTCCTTGGCCGATGGTGCGGTGGGGATGTTGAAGACTTCCAGGTCACGCCAGAAGCGCAGGACAGAAAGCGGAGCGGTAGCCGATGCGTTCAACGAAAGACCTCGTCGGTGAATATCGGCGCGTACTTACAGCGTGTCCTGACCGATCAAGGGTGGGTGATCTGCGCGCGTGGCAACCAGACCGAAACAGTGGAAATGGTACAGCGCTTCAAGGAAGGGTTGCGGCCACAAAGTTCCTTGTGGATCGATGGGTGGAGTGGATTGAGGGCCTGTGGACGGCCATGTCCACGACCTTGATTTCAGAGGGGCGGATGAGATTCTGAATGCATGGACGCGCACAAGGCATGTCCCTCAACCGTGCAGGAGCCCCTCATGAAATTCACCAAGGCAGAGATCGATGCCGTGATCGCGGCATCCCCCCGCACCACAGCCCCCTTGAACAAGCTGGTGCTGTCGGCAGACCATCAGGTGCGCCCAGGCGGCAGCACCAGCAAGATGAGCATCGCCGAGTTGGCCGCGTCCATCCTGGACTGCGGCGTGTTGCAGAACCTGATCGTCATCAAGGACCCGCGTGGCCTGTTTGAAGTGTGCGCCGGTGGCCGTCGCCTGGAGTCGCTGAACTTGCTGATGAGCAACGGCGATATCCCCGACAACTACCCTGTGCCCATCCTCATCGTGCCTGCTGACAAGGCGCTGATGGCCAGCCTGTCCGAGAACATCTTTCACGTGCCCATGCATGCCGCCGACGAGTACCTTGCTTTCTCTCGCCTGTTGGGCGAGGGCAAGTCCGTCGAGACGGTGGCAGCGGCCTTTGGCGTCACACCCTTGGTGGTCAAGCGCCGCATGAAGCTGGCAAGCGTGTCGCCCAAGCTGATGGACGAGTTCCGGGCGGATGACATCAGCCTGGAATGCCTGATGGTGCTGGCGTCGGTCGATGACCACGAAAAGCAGGAACAGGCCTGGGCTGGCTTGCCCCAATGGAACCGCCGCCCCGACTACTTGCGTCAGTTGCTGACGCAGGGCGACATCGAGTCCGACCGTGACCCGGTGGCGAAGTACGTGACGCTCAAGGCATACGAAAAGGCCGGTGGGGCCACACGCCGCGACCTGTTCAGCGACGATGACAAGAAGGCTTACCTGCTGGACGCGCCATTGCTGGAGCGGCTGGCCGTGGACAAGCTCAGCAAGAAGGCCAAGCAGGTGCGTGCCGAGGGCTGGAAGTGGGTGGACGTTCGAGTGCGCTATGACCGTGACGAGTACAACGGCCACGTCGAGTTGCGCAAAGTGCGACGCGAACCCACCGAGCACGAGGCCACTGCGCTGGCGGAACTGGAGGCCGCGATGCAGGCCGTTCAACAGCGTCTGGATGCGCTGGAAGACATGGACGACGATGACGCCGATCAGGATGATGGCGCGGTGTACCAGGAGCTTGAAAGCGAGCAAGCAGCCTTGCAATTGCGGCTCAAGGCCATCGACGATGAACTGAGCGTGTGGCCCGCCGACCTGATGACGCAGGCCGGGTGCG
This is a stretch of genomic DNA from Aquabacterium olei. It encodes these proteins:
- a CDS encoding DEAD/DEAH box helicase; its protein translation is MNASATAPLSVLRFWRDLEVFNIPTAPSAKDSSDQVKIVTLRRGDVLPWQHPHFQPTQEHGYVHVVYVGVADTEDLSRLMLQSVFPEEDLSERERQRATGNGWLAAFVANEDGHPKLDSYLPASFAHGVDALWHSEPLENVNARLARATDEFGQRRHHLRPVATDAQQTPTTGQPDTPPAPNPLTWGDLDEELRAVCKLLGPGADAADLDWRVVVRVSRVKRRFLDDSLNAAIDYLNSFYLDDLNRLITQGGKNKPFGKALSTFLGAPIAPEQRIDILNDHAAMGELVSVARLPSARWPASPEAPLVLAQQAAVAQVLSTLGRDGGTLGINGPPGTGKTTLLCDVIAEVVTERARKIAALSRPIELFEDSVSVAGRNFFPLKAKVVGGSSIVVTSTNNNAVKNITQELPAREKVHSDFASATYFDEVIREVFAAQKVVDDDKQPIDCWGLVAAALGNAGNRRSFARGFFRDEARQAPNTETSSPGNAQVDDAPGAAAQASTPAPADPLPPSIKQLLEAASNDYTRYQGEWHAAKKSFLALLDDFDARRGVLLQAEKAAQRIDACQLRVNAQRDAVQALAEAIDQASRHLKQLQDNKAIQHALVDSRRATLDQARSQCLPKLWDKLCALFGQDTERMKTLRATLVEPTLAFAQSTEALAQLAQDGAMAEARLEQQREAHRTQVLTLQGSERELQGHQRALKAGHDAGARHFPNASFWQLPADQRHRASVAVSPALDALRARIFLQAMELHRLTVLANAGKFIGNLRAVNGMLTGSLKDKLSLEQRPLLWDAFFFIVPVVSTTLASFDRLFAGMGQDSLGWLLIDEAGQATPQSAAGAIWRSQRAVLVGDPLQIEPVFTVPLMLVEEFRRRHAVDPLWSPNDESVQTLADRVTRHGSWVASQVTGTVVDSEKAQPIWTGMPLRTHRRCDDPMFNVANRIAYAEQMVHGRVDDQGQPEKTKFTCVLGDSAWLDVRATRASHPVVEDELHVLVNCLRQLQQQPAFTPARKAGGKDKAAKVFVISPFRKVKNACIKRIKDSGLGQIECGTVHTFQGKEAEIVFLVLGTAPGQAGSGARAWASGKPNLLNVAITRAKHRLYVIGDASQWGGLNHFDQLAEDMPARQTPSTPRSFDAIAHEARL
- a CDS encoding ParB/RepB/Spo0J family partition protein; protein product: MKFTKAEIDAVIAASPRTTAPLNKLVLSADHQVRPGGSTSKMSIAELAASILDCGVLQNLIVIKDPRGLFEVCAGGRRLESLNLLMSNGDIPDNYPVPILIVPADKALMASLSENIFHVPMHAADEYLAFSRLLGEGKSVETVAAAFGVTPLVVKRRMKLASVSPKLMDEFRADDISLECLMVLASVDDHEKQEQAWAGLPQWNRRPDYLRQLLTQGDIESDRDPVAKYVTLKAYEKAGGATRRDLFSDDDKKAYLLDAPLLERLAVDKLSKKAKQVRAEGWKWVDVRVRYDRDEYNGHVELRKVRREPTEHEATALAELEAAMQAVQQRLDALEDMDDDDADQDDGAVYQELESEQAALQLRLKAIDDELSVWPADLMTQAGCVVHVGHNGAATVKCGLIRPEDRSAVAHVLTQGTGQTGECGGQGDMLSGPSAKVRPVHSDKLMRRLTAHRVAAVQAELIARPDVALVALTAQLAQKLFLSRDYRYHQQPQVLDVSVTDSQSALQSAADDIEASPAWLRMEAERSAWAQKLPQDLDAVFPWLLAQDQATVLQLLTVAVACSVTGIQGVESPTQRTDVLAQALGLDMRRWWTANGPSYLNHVSKSRVVEVVTEARDINVAAPLAGMKKDAAVVAAELALAGSGWLPRCLRGQAASVAATGEVGTASLDDSHSEADELAESAA